Proteins encoded within one genomic window of Gambusia affinis linkage group LG23, SWU_Gaff_1.0, whole genome shotgun sequence:
- the LOC122826286 gene encoding amphoterin-induced protein 2-like: protein MHAVASQLLGKTDVRGSCCHPAVAAMLLLLCLGFIPIVAPCPPHCLCASDIISCSGSNLSTLPFGLPSYATRLDLSHNALRTMQVDWVSQPFQRLTTLVLSWNSISQIEMAAFNATPRLLHLDLSSNQLRVLNSSVFRGLTELKELLLIGNQIAQIMPGAFSDVNSLRRLYLSANRLTSFPLGLFEDPSGPRNLTFLDLSYNRLSKLPIQSLLSLSRHAGIYLQENPLLCDCALIALLEYWLWKQYRPLVDFQVGYQCRGTAVREVNCTHQGLSDIPLEAQSYRVEPGDWVRVPCPGLGLPVQQGLIVFWVTPRTALNSSASNLSSHLSVFPNGTLEIQGALMEDSGIYECVVARGRYYDSGESPEARVMVGNSSVSSTTGLARRSSGEHFNTAFTTLASCVISIILVLLYLYLTPCQCRESRGGSRGCGARAIILCSDPREVESGQRRANGKRVAFLEPQAEDSDISVPKTPVMTLDRISTEGILKNGSRTVGHTLTDPAHEV from the coding sequence ATGCACGCTGTTGCATCACAGCTTTTAGGCAAGACTGATGTTAGAGGCAGCTGTTGCCACCCTGCTGTTGCAGCTATGCTGCTCCTGCTGTGTCTTGGCTTCATTCCCATAGTGGCCCCTTGCCCACCACACTGCCTTTGTGCCAGTGATATCATTTCCTGCAGTGGGAGCAATCTGTCCACATTACCCTTTGGTCTTCCAAGCTATGCCACGAGGCTGGACCTGAGCCACAACGCCCTGAGAACCATGCAGGTGGACTGGGTTTCCCAACCGTTTCAGCGGCTCACTACACTGGTTCTCAGCTGGAACTCCATAAGCCAAATCGAGATGGCCGCCTTCAATGCGACACCACGTCTCCTCCATTTGGACCTTTCATCTAACCAGTTGAGAGTTCTGAACTCATCCGTCTTCAGGGGGCTGACAGAACTTAAAGAGCTACTCCTGATTGGAAACCAGATTGCCCAAATAATGCCGGGGGCCTTTAGTGATGTCAACAGTCTGCGGAGACTCTACCTCTCCGCAAACAGACTAACATCCTTCCCCCTGGGACTTTTTGAGGACCCTAGTGGACCGCGTAACCTAACCTTCCTGGATCTGTCTTACAACAGGCTGTCCAAGTTACCCATCCAGAGCCTGCTGTCTCTCAGCCGCCATGCTGGAATATATTTGCAGGAAAATCCTTTGCTGTGTGACTGTGCATTGATTGCTTTGCTTGAATACTGGCTTTGGAAACAGTATCGCCCACTGGTGGATTTCCAAGTTGGATACCAATGTAGAGGCACTGCAGTTCGAGAGGTTAATTGTACACATCAGGGTCTGTCAGACATACCCTTGGAGGCACAAAGCTATCGTGTAGAGCCTGGCGATTGGGTAAGAGTACCCTGTCCTGGATTAGGTCTTCCTGTCCAGCAAGGTTTGATTGTCTTCTGGGTTACCCCAAGAACAGCACTGAATTCCTCAGCAAGTAATCTGAGTTCTCATCTGTCGGTTTTTCCCAACGGCACGCTTGAAATCCAAGGAGCGCTAATGGAAGACTCTGGCATATACGAGTGTGTGGTTGCCCGGGGACGCTACTATGATTCAGGTGAATCTCCAGAAGCCAGGGTCATGGTCGGTAACTCAAGTGTCTCCTCCACCACGGGCTTGGCTCGTCGCAGCAGCGGTGAACATTTCAACACGGCGTTCACCACCCTTGCTTCCTGTGTGATCAGCATCATACTGGTCCTGCTCTACCTCTACCTCACTCCTTGCCAGTGTCGGGAAAGTCGGGGTGGCTCCAGGGGTTGTGGCGCACGGGCCATCATTCTCTGTTCAGACCCCAGAGAGGTAGAATCAGGACAAAGGCGTGCCAACGGAAAGAGGGTAGCGTTCTTAGAGCCTCAGGCAGAGGACTCAGATATTAGTGTCCCAAAAACACCGGTGATGACATTGGACCGTATTTCCACTGAGGGAATTCTCAAAAATGGAAGTAGGACAGTGGGACACACCCTCACAGACCCTGCACATGAGGTATAG